One genomic window of Luteitalea pratensis includes the following:
- the tsaE gene encoding tRNA (adenosine(37)-N6)-threonylcarbamoyltransferase complex ATPase subunit type 1 TsaE encodes MQTESEAQTRRVAIALADRLTPGTVLLLHGDLGAGKTAFVRGLAEALGFTDDPVSSPTFTLVHEYKGGRVPLYHADLYRLPDGGASLDDLGLDEVAQDGVLAIEWPERLARGVPGAIDVRIDIVSDTGRRITIEYR; translated from the coding sequence ATGCAGACCGAGTCGGAGGCGCAGACGCGGCGCGTCGCGATCGCCCTGGCGGACCGGCTCACGCCAGGCACCGTGCTGCTCCTGCATGGCGATCTTGGTGCCGGCAAGACGGCATTCGTGCGCGGGCTCGCCGAGGCGCTGGGTTTCACCGACGATCCGGTGAGCAGCCCCACCTTCACGCTGGTGCACGAATATAAGGGCGGCCGTGTTCCGCTCTACCACGCGGATCTGTACCGCCTGCCTGACGGTGGCGCAAGCCTCGACGACCTGGGGCTGGACGAGGTCGCGCAGGACGGCGTGCTCGCGATCGAGTGGCCCGAGCGCCTGGCGCGCGGTGTGCCGGGCGCGATCGACGTCCGCATCGACATCGTCTCCGACACCGGTCGCCGGATCACGATCGAATACCGGTAG
- a CDS encoding aminotransferase class IV translates to MPVAVNIDGVLYGQDNARVSVFDHGFLFGEGVYEVLRTYDRRPFLFPEHMKRLRASAARIALACPLTDEALLARIRETVAAAVLEGDAYVRILLTRGEGEIVYDPKACPSPTVVIIVKAHADPPAEAMVNGVGLSLASVVRNHPGSVDPAIKSNNLLNNALAMQQAYREGAFEALMKNHRGELCECAQSNIFFVRDGVLLTPPVDAGLLVGVTRGFVLELAAASGRRTEERVLLEDDLASVREAFLTSTTREIVPVVRIGTYTIGEGRPGCVTRQLMDAFTAGVPGRLT, encoded by the coding sequence GTGCCAGTCGCGGTGAACATCGACGGCGTGTTGTACGGCCAGGACAATGCCAGGGTCTCGGTGTTCGACCATGGCTTCCTGTTCGGCGAAGGTGTCTACGAAGTGCTCCGCACCTACGATCGCCGGCCGTTCCTGTTCCCCGAACACATGAAGCGGTTGAGGGCGTCAGCCGCGCGCATCGCGTTGGCGTGTCCGCTGACCGACGAGGCGCTGCTGGCGCGTATCCGCGAGACCGTGGCAGCGGCGGTACTCGAGGGCGACGCGTACGTGCGGATCCTGCTCACGCGCGGCGAAGGCGAAATCGTGTACGACCCGAAGGCATGCCCCTCTCCCACGGTCGTCATCATCGTCAAGGCGCATGCCGATCCGCCCGCGGAAGCCATGGTCAATGGTGTCGGGCTCTCGCTCGCCTCAGTGGTTCGCAATCATCCTGGCAGCGTCGACCCGGCGATCAAGTCGAACAACCTGCTGAACAACGCGCTGGCCATGCAGCAGGCCTATCGCGAAGGCGCCTTCGAGGCGCTGATGAAGAACCATCGCGGTGAGCTGTGCGAATGCGCCCAGTCCAACATCTTCTTCGTGCGTGACGGGGTGCTGCTCACGCCACCCGTGGATGCCGGGCTGCTGGTCGGCGTGACGCGGGGGTTCGTGCTGGAACTGGCGGCCGCGTCGGGCCGACGCACGGAAGAACGCGTGCTGCTGGAGGACGACCTGGCCTCCGTGCGCGAGGCCTTCCTCACCAGCACGACGCGAGAGATCGTCCCGGTGGTCCGAATCGGAACGTACACGATCGGCGAGGGCCGACCCGGGTGCGTGACGCGCCAGTTGATGGACGCCTTCACCGCCGGCGTCCCCGGACGGCTCACATAA
- the gcvT gene encoding glycine cleavage system aminomethyltransferase GcvT — protein sequence MSDTQTALKQTPLHATHLGHKARMVPFGGWDMPVEYSGITDEHMAVRTRAGLFDVSHMGEIEIAGADALAAVQKISSNDAARLAIGQIHYSALTTPAGTFVDDLLVYRLADDHFLLVVNASNIEKDYAWIRGQVAEFADAPAVNTSNRYALLALQGPAALEVLQTLTSVPLAEMKYYWFATGEVAGVRVTISRTGYTGEDGFEVFVPPAQAAHVWQAMLRAGEAANVIPAGLGARDTLRLEASMRLFGNDMDETTTVLEAGLGWIVGWKKDAFNGAEVLRAQKAAGADRTLVGLEMVDRAIARHGYPVMIDGEALGTVTSGTQTPFLKKAIGMAYVPAAMAEPDRQIHVDVRGRLAAARIVPMPFYKRPRS from the coding sequence ATGTCCGACACCCAGACCGCCCTCAAGCAGACCCCGCTGCACGCCACGCACCTCGGCCACAAGGCTCGCATGGTGCCGTTCGGCGGCTGGGACATGCCCGTCGAGTATTCCGGGATCACCGACGAGCACATGGCCGTCCGGACACGGGCCGGCCTGTTCGACGTGAGCCACATGGGCGAGATCGAGATCGCGGGCGCCGACGCCCTTGCGGCCGTCCAGAAGATCTCCTCCAACGACGCCGCGCGCCTCGCCATCGGGCAGATTCATTACTCCGCACTCACGACGCCAGCCGGCACGTTCGTCGACGACCTGCTCGTGTATCGCCTGGCCGACGACCACTTCCTGCTTGTCGTCAACGCGTCCAACATCGAGAAGGACTACGCCTGGATCCGCGGCCAGGTGGCCGAGTTCGCCGACGCCCCGGCCGTGAACACGAGCAACCGGTACGCGCTGCTGGCGTTGCAGGGGCCTGCAGCGCTGGAAGTGCTGCAGACGCTCACGTCGGTGCCGCTGGCGGAGATGAAGTACTACTGGTTCGCCACCGGCGAAGTCGCCGGCGTGCGCGTCACGATCTCGCGCACCGGCTATACCGGCGAGGACGGCTTCGAGGTGTTCGTGCCGCCGGCCCAGGCTGCGCACGTCTGGCAGGCGATGCTGCGGGCGGGCGAAGCCGCCAACGTCATTCCGGCCGGTCTCGGCGCCCGCGACACGCTGCGCCTCGAGGCGTCCATGCGCCTGTTCGGCAACGACATGGACGAGACCACGACCGTACTCGAGGCGGGACTCGGCTGGATCGTCGGCTGGAAGAAGGACGCGTTCAATGGCGCCGAGGTGTTGCGCGCCCAGAAAGCGGCCGGCGCCGATCGGACACTCGTCGGCCTCGAGATGGTCGACCGTGCCATCGCCCGCCACGGTTATCCGGTGATGATCGATGGCGAGGCCCTCGGAACCGTCACGAGCGGCACGCAGACGCCGTTCCTGAAGAAGGCCATCGGCATGGCCTATGTGCCCGCGGCCATGGCCGAGCCCGATCGCCAGATCCACGTCGACGTGCGCGGCCGGCTCGCTGCCGCCCGTATCGTCCCCATGCCGTTCTACAAGCGGCCGAGGAGCTGA
- a CDS encoding GntR family transcriptional regulator, with the protein MQRTVLLVPKYQVVYDALRKDIESGRLPAGGRVPSEADLGSRFGASRITVGRAVRDLQMQGLVERRIGSGTYVRRQASTAATDCTFGILVPDLPDIEIFEPLVQGLLSAPGARAHAFLWGGGESPATGRAAAAWARVQQYIAKRVDGVFFAPLEGLPAGDTTNLRIVSALDEARIPVVLLDRSVHPYPKRGPYDLVGIDNRRVGFAITEHLLNAGARRVAFLGTTNGASTIAGRRAGYREAIDVLQADGALTHLPVPSPADRAALAAYLDANEPDGIVCAHDRGAAQLMHALLALGRSIPGDIRLAGVDDVEYAAWLPVPLTTVRQPVREIGEAAVAAMLERRIHPGRPARDIFVQCTLVVRQSCGEKAG; encoded by the coding sequence ATGCAACGCACGGTCTTGCTGGTGCCGAAGTACCAGGTCGTCTACGACGCGCTCCGAAAGGACATCGAGTCCGGCCGGCTGCCCGCCGGCGGCCGGGTACCCAGCGAGGCCGACCTTGGCTCCCGTTTCGGGGCGTCGCGCATCACGGTCGGCCGCGCGGTGCGCGACCTGCAGATGCAGGGCCTCGTGGAGCGACGGATCGGCTCGGGCACCTACGTACGGCGCCAGGCCTCGACGGCCGCCACCGACTGCACCTTCGGCATCCTCGTGCCGGACCTGCCTGACATCGAGATCTTCGAACCGTTGGTCCAGGGCCTGCTGTCCGCGCCGGGCGCCCGGGCGCACGCGTTCCTTTGGGGTGGGGGAGAGTCACCGGCGACGGGCCGCGCCGCGGCCGCGTGGGCCCGTGTCCAGCAGTACATCGCCAAGCGCGTCGACGGCGTGTTCTTCGCGCCCCTCGAAGGGCTGCCGGCGGGCGACACCACCAACTTGCGGATCGTGTCTGCCCTCGACGAAGCGCGCATCCCCGTCGTCCTGCTCGACCGCTCGGTGCATCCGTATCCGAAGCGCGGCCCCTACGACCTGGTCGGTATCGACAACCGGCGCGTGGGCTTCGCCATCACTGAACACCTGCTGAACGCCGGGGCGCGACGGGTGGCCTTCCTGGGTACCACCAACGGGGCCTCGACCATCGCCGGGCGGCGGGCCGGGTACCGTGAAGCGATCGACGTACTGCAGGCCGACGGTGCGCTCACGCATCTGCCAGTCCCGTCTCCGGCCGATCGCGCCGCCCTGGCTGCGTACCTTGACGCGAACGAACCGGACGGCATCGTCTGCGCGCACGACCGCGGCGCGGCGCAGTTGATGCACGCGCTACTGGCCCTCGGACGCTCGATTCCCGGCGACATCCGGCTCGCCGGCGTGGACGACGTCGAGTACGCCGCGTGGCTGCCGGTGCCATTGACGACGGTCCGGCAGCCGGTGCGGGAGATTGGCGAGGCAGCGGTGGCGGCGATGCTCGAGCGCCGGATACATCCCGGGCGCCCGGCCCGCGACATCTTCGTGCAGTGCACGCTCGTGGTGCGTCAGTCGTGCGGAGAGAAGGCGGGGTAA
- the gcvH gene encoding glycine cleavage system protein GcvH produces the protein MYPADLKYTKDHEWIRTTGDTADVGITDYAQQQLGDVVFVELPQVGRVLAQGEVFGTIESVKAVSELFSPVAGEVVAINDALTSAPEQVNSDPHGSWIIRVRPSSPGDLAALLDAAAYTQQVG, from the coding sequence ATGTATCCCGCCGACCTGAAGTACACGAAGGACCACGAGTGGATCCGCACGACCGGCGACACCGCCGACGTCGGCATCACCGACTATGCCCAGCAGCAACTCGGTGACGTCGTGTTCGTCGAGTTGCCGCAGGTGGGCCGTGTCCTCGCCCAGGGCGAGGTGTTCGGCACCATCGAATCGGTCAAGGCCGTGTCGGAGTTGTTCTCGCCGGTCGCCGGGGAAGTCGTGGCCATCAACGACGCGTTGACGAGCGCGCCCGAGCAGGTCAACAGCGACCCGCACGGATCGTGGATCATCCGGGTTCGTCCGAGCAGCCCGGGCGACCTCGCCGCCCTGCTCGACGCGGCGGCCTACACGCAGCAGGTCGGCTGA
- a CDS encoding HAD-IB family phosphatase, with translation MSIMTDPVHFLVASDFDQTLSFNDSGVVLSQLIGASGFEEKVAGLARSNLVHQGGELAYLLRHDPEFRAVRREHLIEAGRRVRLKQDIPQLVDVLAKGIPGCQFSFFVISAAPRPVIEAALAGVVPPDHIFGTELEFDATSGEVTAVTHVPAGYGKVAVLEQLEARVSSRPEHTIYVGDGSSDVHVMLHVNNRDGFTIAVSENRHLARIARRTVLSDSALSVMVPILGHVAGWSSTRIRELFASYGLTMQDWERARTDRVTLREMPALVRAESA, from the coding sequence ATGTCAATCATGACCGATCCGGTGCATTTCCTGGTGGCCAGCGACTTCGACCAGACCTTGAGCTTCAACGACTCTGGCGTGGTGCTGAGCCAACTCATCGGAGCTTCCGGGTTCGAGGAGAAGGTGGCGGGCCTGGCCCGCAGTAACCTCGTGCATCAGGGAGGCGAACTCGCGTACCTGCTGCGCCACGATCCGGAGTTCCGGGCCGTCAGGCGCGAGCACCTCATCGAGGCCGGGCGTCGGGTCCGCCTCAAGCAGGACATCCCGCAGCTGGTGGACGTGCTCGCCAAGGGCATCCCCGGCTGCCAGTTCTCGTTCTTTGTCATCTCGGCCGCACCGCGGCCGGTCATCGAAGCGGCGCTCGCGGGCGTGGTTCCTCCTGACCACATCTTCGGGACCGAGCTCGAGTTCGACGCCACGAGCGGCGAGGTCACCGCGGTCACGCACGTCCCGGCCGGCTATGGCAAGGTGGCGGTGCTCGAGCAGCTCGAGGCGCGGGTCAGCAGCCGCCCGGAGCACACGATCTACGTGGGCGACGGCAGCTCGGACGTCCACGTCATGCTGCACGTGAACAACCGTGACGGCTTCACGATCGCGGTCTCCGAGAACCGTCACCTGGCGCGGATCGCACGGCGCACCGTGCTGAGCGACAGTGCGTTGAGCGTGATGGTGCCGATTCTCGGCCACGTCGCCGGCTGGAGTTCGACGCGCATCCGCGAACTCTTCGCCAGCTACGGGCTCACCATGCAGGACTGGGAACGGGCGCGGACCGATCGCGTGACGTTACGGGAGATGCCGGCGCTCGTGCGCGCGGAGTCGGCATGA
- a CDS encoding 3-keto-disaccharide hydrolase gives MAQSATTSRLQVSLVALAATAALGAGLLATAPAAPSGTAVAAAQADNTLNAQEKAAGWRLLFDGSTTKGWRNAHADAFPDKGWVVKDGLLSVVESGGAESAHGGDIVTMDEYGDFELKADVKLTKGANSGIKYFVTEKLGTPGRGSAIGLEFQLLDDAVHPDAKAGRDGNRTFGSLYDLIAAPATKPVKPIGEWNTAHIVSKGTKVEHWLNGTKLIEFDRASESFKKLVAISKYKEYAGFGQAKSGHLLLQDHGNTVYFRNIKVKGTALPNT, from the coding sequence ATGGCGCAATCTGCTACGACTTCCCGTTTACAGGTCTCTCTCGTCGCGCTTGCCGCGACCGCCGCGCTCGGCGCCGGCTTGCTGGCCACCGCCCCCGCCGCTCCGAGCGGCACCGCGGTCGCTGCGGCTCAGGCCGACAACACGCTCAATGCGCAGGAAAAGGCTGCGGGCTGGCGCCTCCTGTTCGACGGCAGCACCACCAAGGGATGGCGCAACGCCCACGCCGACGCGTTCCCTGACAAGGGCTGGGTGGTCAAGGACGGCCTGCTCTCGGTGGTCGAGTCCGGCGGCGCCGAATCGGCCCACGGCGGCGACATCGTGACGATGGACGAGTACGGCGACTTCGAACTCAAGGCCGACGTGAAGCTGACCAAGGGTGCCAACAGCGGCATCAAGTACTTCGTCACCGAGAAGCTGGGCACCCCCGGACGTGGCTCGGCGATCGGCCTCGAGTTCCAGCTCCTGGACGATGCCGTGCATCCCGACGCGAAGGCGGGGCGTGATGGCAACCGGACGTTCGGGTCGTTGTACGACCTCATCGCTGCGCCTGCCACCAAGCCGGTCAAGCCGATTGGCGAATGGAACACCGCCCACATCGTCTCGAAGGGAACGAAAGTGGAGCATTGGCTCAACGGCACGAAGCTGATCGAGTTCGACCGCGCGAGCGAGTCGTTCAAGAAACTCGTGGCCATCAGCAAGTACAAGGAGTACGCCGGATTCGGGCAGGCCAAGAGCGGCCATCTGCTGCTGCAGGATCACGGCAACACCGTGTACTTCCGCAACATCAAGGTGAAGGGCACGGCACTCCCCAACACCTAG
- the gcvP gene encoding aminomethyl-transferring glycine dehydrogenase — MTPAATDAFALRHIGPRPEDRDRMLHDLGVPTLDALIDQVVPSHIRRPDPLIEPPAETEAAFLTRLRTLEAKNARFRSFIGAGYYNTHTPAVIQRMVLENPGWYTPYTPYQAEIAQGRLEALLTFQTAVSDLTGMDVANASLLDEATAAAEAMTLLRRVSKKPASAVRMLVIGEVFPQVRELLVSRAEPLGLRVDFVADADAIADDVFGVMVQYPDGHGAVSDIAPIITRAHEAGALVAVGSDLLALTLLVPPGELGADVVYGSAQRFGVPLGYGGPHAAFFATREAYVRQSPGRIIGVSVDAQGGSAYRMALQTREQHIRREKATSNICTAQALLANIAAFYAVFHGAEGLTDIAIRIHGHVTQLAAALTAMGLTLHNAAYFDTLRVSGVDAETLRAAAEAAQVNFRYLADGSIGISLDETSTSDDVLAISNVFGKVVGRGTQFDETAPSPVPVTLRRRSSFLTHPVFTEHRSELQITRFIRRLERRDIGLDTSMIPLGSCTMKLNAAAEMLPITWPGFAAVHPFVPVEQASGYQEIFRDLERMLCDITGFAAVSLQPNSGAQGELAGLMVIRAYHRARGDSHRTVVLIPSSAHGTNPASAVMAGMKVVVVACDTNGNVDLGDLRAKAEQHKDTLAALMVTYPSTHGVYEDAIREICEVVHAHGGQVYMDGANMNAQVGLTSPALIGADVCHLNLHKTFAIPHGGGGPGMGPIGVARHLAPYLPSHPVVTTGGGASGIHAISAAPWGSALILLISYAYMSMLGGDGMTEATRYAILNANYIKARLEGPYAVLYTGREGRVAHELILDLRPLKQASGIDEMDVAKRLMDYGFHAPTVSFPVPGTLMIEPTESEDRDELDRFCDAMLAIRAEIQAVIDGTVDPNDNVLKHAPHTAAVVMADQWTRPYPRSLAAFPLPYLRTMKVWPTVGRIDNPFGDRHLVCACPPMTEYAEETVGA, encoded by the coding sequence ATGACTCCAGCGGCCACCGACGCGTTTGCCCTTCGCCACATCGGCCCCCGACCCGAGGACCGCGACCGCATGCTGCACGACCTCGGCGTGCCGACCCTGGACGCGCTGATCGATCAGGTCGTGCCCTCGCACATCAGGCGGCCCGACCCGCTCATCGAGCCTCCGGCCGAGACCGAAGCCGCCTTCCTGACCCGCCTGCGCACGCTCGAGGCGAAGAATGCGCGATTCCGGTCCTTCATCGGCGCCGGCTACTACAACACCCACACGCCTGCCGTCATCCAGCGCATGGTGCTCGAGAACCCGGGCTGGTACACGCCGTACACGCCGTACCAGGCCGAGATCGCCCAGGGGCGTCTCGAGGCCCTGCTGACCTTCCAGACGGCCGTCAGCGACCTCACCGGCATGGACGTCGCCAATGCGTCCTTGCTCGACGAGGCGACCGCCGCGGCCGAAGCGATGACGCTGTTGCGACGTGTCAGCAAGAAGCCGGCGTCCGCGGTGCGGATGCTCGTCATCGGCGAAGTGTTCCCACAGGTGCGCGAACTCCTCGTCTCCCGCGCCGAGCCGCTCGGCTTGCGGGTCGACTTCGTTGCTGACGCCGACGCCATTGCAGACGATGTGTTCGGGGTGATGGTGCAGTACCCCGATGGACACGGGGCGGTCAGCGACATCGCGCCGATCATCACGCGTGCACACGAGGCCGGTGCCCTGGTGGCCGTCGGCTCCGACTTGCTCGCGCTCACGTTGCTCGTGCCCCCCGGCGAACTCGGTGCCGACGTCGTGTACGGCTCGGCCCAGCGCTTCGGCGTGCCGCTCGGCTACGGCGGACCGCATGCGGCGTTTTTCGCGACCCGCGAGGCCTACGTCCGCCAATCCCCGGGCCGGATCATCGGCGTGTCCGTCGATGCCCAGGGCGGATCGGCCTACCGCATGGCGCTGCAGACGCGCGAGCAGCACATCCGGCGCGAGAAGGCGACGTCCAACATCTGCACCGCGCAGGCACTGCTGGCCAATATCGCGGCGTTCTACGCGGTGTTCCACGGCGCCGAGGGCCTGACCGACATCGCCATCCGCATCCACGGACATGTCACGCAACTCGCGGCAGCCCTCACCGCGATGGGCCTGACGCTGCACAACGCCGCGTACTTCGACACGCTGCGTGTCTCCGGCGTCGATGCCGAGACGCTGCGCGCGGCCGCCGAAGCCGCGCAGGTCAACTTCCGGTACCTCGCAGACGGATCGATCGGCATCAGCCTCGACGAAACGTCGACGTCCGATGATGTGCTGGCGATTTCCAACGTGTTCGGAAAGGTGGTGGGGCGGGGAACGCAGTTCGATGAGACGGCGCCGTCGCCGGTGCCCGTCACCCTGCGGCGCAGGTCGTCGTTCCTGACCCATCCCGTGTTCACCGAGCACCGCTCGGAACTGCAGATCACGCGCTTCATTCGTCGCCTGGAGCGGCGCGACATCGGCCTCGACACGTCGATGATTCCGCTCGGCTCCTGCACGATGAAGCTCAACGCGGCGGCGGAAATGCTGCCGATCACCTGGCCTGGCTTTGCCGCGGTGCACCCGTTCGTGCCGGTCGAGCAGGCGTCGGGCTACCAGGAGATCTTCCGCGACCTCGAGCGGATGTTGTGCGACATCACGGGCTTTGCCGCCGTGTCGCTGCAGCCCAACTCCGGTGCGCAGGGCGAACTCGCCGGGTTGATGGTGATTCGCGCCTATCACCGTGCGCGGGGCGACAGCCACCGCACGGTTGTGCTCATCCCCTCGTCGGCCCACGGCACCAACCCCGCGAGCGCGGTGATGGCCGGCATGAAGGTCGTCGTGGTCGCGTGCGACACGAACGGCAACGTCGATCTCGGCGACCTGCGCGCCAAGGCCGAGCAGCACAAGGACACGCTCGCGGCGCTGATGGTGACGTACCCGTCGACGCACGGCGTGTACGAGGACGCGATCCGCGAGATCTGCGAGGTCGTCCACGCGCACGGTGGCCAGGTCTACATGGACGGCGCCAACATGAACGCCCAGGTCGGACTCACGAGCCCGGCGCTGATTGGCGCCGACGTGTGCCACCTCAACCTGCACAAGACGTTTGCGATTCCGCACGGCGGCGGCGGCCCGGGCATGGGGCCGATCGGTGTCGCGCGGCACCTGGCGCCGTACCTGCCGTCACACCCGGTCGTCACGACTGGCGGCGGTGCAAGTGGCATCCATGCGATCTCGGCCGCCCCATGGGGCAGCGCGCTCATCCTGCTGATTTCGTACGCATACATGTCGATGCTCGGTGGCGACGGGATGACCGAGGCGACGCGCTACGCGATCCTGAACGCGAACTACATCAAGGCGCGGCTCGAAGGCCCCTACGCCGTGCTCTACACCGGCCGTGAGGGGCGCGTGGCGCACGAGTTGATCCTCGACCTGCGGCCGCTCAAGCAGGCCTCGGGCATCGACGAGATGGACGTCGCCAAGCGCCTGATGGATTACGGCTTCCATGCGCCGACCGTGTCGTTCCCGGTGCCGGGCACGCTGATGATCGAGCCGACAGAGAGCGAAGACCGCGACGAACTCGATCGGTTCTGCGATGCGATGTTGGCCATCCGTGCCGAGATCCAGGCGGTCATCGATGGCACCGTCGACCCGAACGACAACGTGCTCAAGCACGCCCCGCACACCGCGGCCGTGGTGATGGCCGACCAATGGACGCGGCCGTATCCGCGCAGCCTGGCGGCGTTCCCGCTGCCGTACCTGCGCACGATGAAGGTGTGGCCGACGGTTGGCCGCATCGACAATCCGTTCGGCGATCGGCACCTGGTCTGCGCATGCCCGCCGATGACCGAGTACGCCGAGGAGACCGTCGGGGCCTGA
- a CDS encoding NAD(P)H-hydrate dehydratase, protein MRVLTAAQMREADRITIEELGIPSLVLMENAGRQVVAAIEALFPNLESRRVAVLAGRGNNGGDGFVIARTLLERVVEVPVFVIGSLSEVRGDARHNLEVLGRLGASVVEIADEQAWELHFSEISQCDLVVDAIFGTGLRQALDGMYPTIVGDLNGSGLPVVAVDVPSGLLADTHEVQGEAIRAAVTVTLAAPKICHILPPAQRVCGELVVADIGIPEAIIERLDGPYVEVITRGVMRSVLEPRDPEAHKGEFGRVLIVAGSMGKSGAAHLAAMAALRSGAGLVTVATPRSVQPILAAMAPEYMTIGLPEDADGQVTPDAIERVLDTASDVIAMGPGLGTGPGVRAFVHGVMERVGVPIVLDADALNAFAGEHARLLAGRDGHDVIITPHPGEMARLLGTTTEDVQRDRVAAARTFAEKHQLHVVLKGHRTLVAAPEGTIAINMTGNPGMATGGTGDVLTGVIAGWFGQLLDAEGASRLGVYLHGHAGDLAMADLGEAALTASDLLTYLGDAVLELSAERTSKGDDHDE, encoded by the coding sequence ATGCGAGTGCTGACTGCGGCGCAAATGCGCGAGGCCGACCGGATCACGATCGAGGAACTCGGCATCCCGTCGCTCGTCCTGATGGAGAACGCCGGTCGCCAGGTGGTGGCGGCCATCGAGGCGCTGTTCCCGAACCTGGAGTCGCGGCGGGTGGCGGTCCTGGCGGGTCGGGGCAACAACGGCGGGGACGGCTTCGTCATTGCGCGCACGCTGCTCGAGCGCGTCGTCGAAGTACCGGTGTTCGTGATCGGATCGCTGTCGGAGGTCCGCGGCGATGCGCGTCACAACCTGGAGGTGCTTGGGCGGCTCGGCGCCTCGGTGGTGGAAATCGCCGACGAGCAGGCGTGGGAACTCCATTTCTCCGAGATCTCGCAGTGCGACCTCGTGGTCGATGCCATCTTCGGGACGGGTTTGCGCCAGGCGCTGGACGGCATGTACCCGACCATCGTCGGCGACCTGAACGGCAGTGGCCTGCCGGTGGTGGCCGTCGACGTCCCGAGCGGCCTGCTTGCCGACACGCACGAGGTGCAGGGCGAGGCGATCCGGGCAGCGGTCACGGTGACACTGGCCGCGCCGAAGATCTGCCACATCCTGCCGCCTGCGCAACGTGTTTGCGGGGAACTGGTCGTCGCCGACATCGGTATCCCGGAAGCCATCATCGAGCGGCTCGACGGACCGTATGTCGAAGTGATCACGCGCGGGGTCATGCGCTCGGTGCTCGAGCCACGTGACCCTGAGGCGCACAAGGGCGAATTCGGACGCGTCCTGATCGTCGCCGGGTCGATGGGCAAGAGCGGCGCGGCGCACCTCGCGGCAATGGCGGCATTGCGGTCGGGCGCAGGACTGGTCACGGTGGCCACACCGCGGTCGGTGCAGCCCATCCTCGCCGCCATGGCCCCGGAGTACATGACCATCGGCCTGCCGGAGGATGCAGACGGACAGGTGACGCCCGACGCGATCGAGCGCGTCCTGGACACCGCGAGCGATGTCATCGCGATGGGCCCCGGCCTCGGGACCGGGCCCGGCGTGCGTGCCTTCGTGCATGGGGTGATGGAACGGGTAGGTGTGCCCATCGTCCTCGATGCCGATGCGCTGAATGCCTTCGCAGGCGAACACGCGCGGCTGCTCGCCGGACGTGATGGCCACGACGTGATCATCACGCCACATCCGGGCGAGATGGCGCGGCTGCTGGGCACCACGACCGAGGACGTGCAACGCGATCGCGTGGCCGCGGCGCGGACGTTCGCCGAGAAGCACCAGTTGCATGTCGTGCTCAAGGGCCACCGCACGTTGGTCGCCGCGCCCGAAGGCACCATCGCCATCAACATGACGGGCAATCCGGGGATGGCGACTGGCGGCACCGGCGATGTCCTCACCGGCGTCATCGCCGGCTGGTTCGGCCAGTTGCTCGATGCCGAGGGCGCCTCGCGCCTCGGCGTGTACCTGCATGGACACGCCGGTGATCTCGCCATGGCGGATCTGGGTGAGGCGGCGCTCACCGCGTCCGACCTGCTCACCTATCTCGGCGACGCGGTCCTGGAACTCTCCGCGGAGCGGACGTCCAAGGGCGACGACCACGACGAGTGA